The stretch of DNA TTTCTATTCGCTTTCAACAAATGATACCATCCAAAAGGGAACAATTTACCTCTCGCTTTTTGTAATGCTTTTGAGTAAGAAGGCATAGTAATAGCAAAAGCAATCATTTCTCCATCTTCATCAACTACTGCTGAAACATAATCAGGGTTAATAAAATTAATATACTTTTCGCGGTAATAATCAATTTGTTTTCGTGTAATAGGAACGTAAGAAGGAAGTACACTATACGTTGCATCTAGCAATTCAAACATAGGATCAACCAATTGTTTAAGCTCTGATTTATTTTTAAATTTCTTTGCCTTAAAGTTATATCGTTTAGAAATTACCTCAGAAAACTTCACAATTTTTGGTGGTGTTACACCTCCTGGTAAGTCTATGGTATATTCTACCCAATCCAAATGTTTTCCATAACCTAATTTTTCGAGGTGTTCAGCATAATAGGGATGATTATATAAAGTAACCATTGTTCCTATTTCATTAAATCCTTTAATTAAAAGCCCTGCTTTATCTAAATTAGAAAACCCTACAGGACCTTCTACTTGTTTTAAATCATGTTGTTTTGCTATTTTTTCAACCTCAGCAATTAATGCCTTTGAAACATCAAGATCATCGATAACATCATACCATCCAAACCGCATTTTAGAACGCCCTTGTTCTTTAACTTCTACCCAATTAATAATCGCAGCAATACGCCCAACAATCTTCCCTTTTTTATATGCTAAAAACAATCGAGCTTCTGCATTTTCAAAAACAGGATTTTTAGTTTCATCCAACGCTTCCATTTCATCTGAAATTAACGGTGGAATATAATAAGGGTTATCTTTATATAAATCTAACTGAAACTTTATAAATGCTTTTTTATCTTTTTTATTTTTAACTTCTCTTATTTCGATTCCCATATAAGTACTTCTTCCAACCACAAAGATAATCATTTGTTCATAAAAAGCCAGTTTAAGTATTGATACTTCAAAAGTAATTTTTTTAACCGTTTACTTATAAAGGTTATACCTTTTATAGGGTACTTTTATTTCTCATTATATCCTTGAATTTATAACTTTTGAATCTCCATTTAAAAACTTTTCTTTTTATTCTATATCTAAAAAAGATTCTATATCTTTATGAAAACCATAAATAATTAAACTATGCTTATTAAAACATACGGAAGTACTACTCATGGTGTAGATGCTATTACAATTATCATTGAAGTAAATATCAACCAAGGAATTGGATATCATCTTGTCGGTCTTCCTGACAATGCAGTTCGAGAAAGTAGTTATCGTATCACATCTGCACTTGAAAATTGTGGTTACAAAATGCCTCGTAAAAAAATTATCATCAACATGGCTCCTGCCGATTTAAGAAAAGAAGGTGCTTCTTATGATTTAACTTTAGCTATTGGAATTCTTGCTGCTTCTGGACAAGTATTATCCGATCAACTTGATCATTATATTATTATGGGAGAATTATCATTAGACGGAAGTTTACAACCCATCAAAGGAGTTCTACCCATTGCTGTTCAAGCTAGAAAAGAAGGTTTTAAAGGTTTCATTTTACCAAAACAAAATGCTCAAGAAGCCGCCATAGTTAATGATTTAAATATTTATGGCGCTCGAAACATTCAAGAAGTTGTTGATTTTTTAAATAATGACTCCAATGCCATTCAACCTATTCAATTTGATACTCGAAAAGAATTTTATAAAAATTTAATACAAATAGAGCATGATTTTTCTGATGTAAAAGGACAAGAAAACGTTAAAAGAGCTATGGAGATTGCCGCAGCAGGAGGTCATAACATCATTTTAATCGGACCACCAGGATCTGGTAAAACCATGCTTGCAAAACGTATGCCCTCTATTTTACCTCCTCTTAGCTTACAAGAAGCACTAGAGACAACTAAAATTCATTCTATCATTGGAAAAACAAATGATAAAGGGCTCATAACTACACGTCCTTTCAGAAGTCCTCATCATACTATATCAGATGTTGCACTTGTTGGTGGAGGTAGCTATCCACAACCTGGAGAAATTTCTTTGGCTCATAACGGTATTTTATTTTTGGATGAACTACCTGAATTTAAGCGTACAGTATTAGAAGTTATGCGTCAGCCTTTAGAAGATCGTGAAGTGACCTTATCTCGAGCAAAATTTACTATTACATATCCCGCTAGTTTAATGTTAGTTGCTTCTATGAACCCTTCTCCTTCTGGCTATTTTATTGATGATCCTAAAAACACTTCTACTCCTATAGAAATAGAACGTTATCGAAACAAAATTTCAGGGCCCTTATTAGATCGTATTGATTTACATATTGAAGTTACACCTGTTCCTTTTGACAAATTATCAGAGGAACGAAAAGGTGAAAAAAGTATTGAAATTCGAAAACGTGTTACAAAAGCTCGAAACATACAAAATAAACGCTTTGACAAACTGAATCAAATCCATTATAATGCTCAAATGGGTCCTAAACAGTTAGACCAATTTTGTAAATTGGATGAAACAAGTATTCAATTACTTAAAATAGCTATGGAACGCTTAAATTTATCAGCACGAGCTTACGATCGTATTTTGCGTGTCGCACGAACCATCGCCGATT from Flavobacteriaceae bacterium UJ101 encodes:
- a CDS encoding uncharacterized protein (Belongs to the Mg-chelatase subunits D/I family. ComM subfamily.); amino-acid sequence: MLIKTYGSTTHGVDAITIIIEVNINQGIGYHLVGLPDNAVRESSYRITSALENCGYKMPRKKIIINMAPADLRKEGASYDLTLAIGILAASGQVLSDQLDHYIIMGELSLDGSLQPIKGVLPIAVQARKEGFKGFILPKQNAQEAAIVNDLNIYGARNIQEVVDFLNNDSNAIQPIQFDTRKEFYKNLIQIEHDFSDVKGQENVKRAMEIAAAGGHNIILIGPPGSGKTMLAKRMPSILPPLSLQEALETTKIHSIIGKTNDKGLITTRPFRSPHHTISDVALVGGGSYPQPGEISLAHNGILFLDELPEFKRTVLEVMRQPLEDREVTLSRAKFTITYPASLMLVASMNPSPSGYFIDDPKNTSTPIEIERYRNKISGPLLDRIDLHIEVTPVPFDKLSEERKGEKSIEIRKRVTKARNIQNKRFDKLNQIHYNAQMGPKQLDQFCKLDETSIQLLKIAMERLNLSARAYDRILRVARTIADLAEEKDLQSNHIAEAIQYRSLDREI